A region from the Streptomyces sp. 3214.6 genome encodes:
- a CDS encoding pyridoxal phosphate-dependent aminotransferase produces the protein MADNVSSLFRNTAAHSPSMAALTREGGEGVGPVDFCIPCNPYFPTPAMFDEMAARLRDIITYYPSSADTITAELCSLLQLPPQAVAMGNGSTELITWIDHLLVRESLAIPVPTFGRWTDQPMETGKRVDMFPLQESSGFALDLAQYAEFIRARGTRVAVICNPNNPDGGFLHKHAIVQFMDAMADLDLVVIDESFLEFADAEAEPSVVQEAMLRPNVIVLRSLGKNFGLHGIRFGYLVANPALAGKVRSMLPKWNLNSFAEHIVFILKNHGAEYAQSLMQVRRDRLDMASQLSALPGLTVYPSQGNFLFVRLPVGAEGTVVRDRLLAEHRILVRECGNKIGSSSRFLRLVVRPQVDVRRLVSGLEQVLYGTRRGAPVPELSAGAGYSSGTAAVDRLVTNGAGMQGLAAQAMGMPAPGLVAATAAAAPAMPAPAAQPSPSDGAGMPMPAAAQIFPQSVPAPAPAPAPTPAPVPAAAPPMAPAAAMTPAAMAPAMAPAAMAPAMAPAAMSPAAMAPAMTPAAMAPAMAPPMAPTAPPMGPTPTGVPARGGLTAAQVRGTNGLSPAAATGWPNAQSWPNAAGMGQAG, from the coding sequence ATGGCCGACAACGTCTCCTCGTTGTTCCGCAACACCGCGGCGCACAGCCCGTCGATGGCGGCGCTGACTCGCGAGGGCGGCGAGGGTGTCGGCCCGGTGGACTTCTGCATCCCGTGCAACCCGTACTTCCCGACGCCGGCCATGTTCGACGAGATGGCCGCCCGGCTGCGCGACATCATCACCTACTACCCGAGCAGCGCCGACACGATCACCGCTGAGCTGTGCAGTCTGCTCCAGCTTCCGCCGCAGGCCGTGGCGATGGGCAACGGCTCGACCGAGCTCATCACCTGGATCGACCACCTGCTGGTCCGTGAGTCCCTCGCCATTCCCGTCCCCACCTTCGGCCGCTGGACCGACCAGCCCATGGAGACCGGCAAGCGGGTCGACATGTTCCCGCTCCAGGAGTCCAGCGGCTTCGCCCTGGACCTGGCCCAGTACGCCGAGTTCATCCGCGCCCGCGGCACCCGGGTCGCCGTGATCTGCAACCCGAACAACCCCGACGGCGGCTTTCTGCACAAGCACGCCATCGTGCAGTTCATGGACGCGATGGCCGACCTGGACCTGGTCGTCATCGACGAGTCGTTCCTGGAGTTCGCGGACGCGGAGGCCGAGCCGAGCGTCGTCCAGGAGGCCATGCTCCGGCCGAACGTGATCGTGCTGCGCAGCCTGGGCAAGAACTTCGGCCTGCACGGCATCCGCTTCGGCTACCTGGTCGCCAACCCGGCGCTCGCGGGCAAGGTCCGCTCGATGCTCCCGAAGTGGAACCTCAACTCCTTCGCGGAACACATCGTGTTCATCCTCAAGAACCACGGCGCCGAGTACGCGCAGAGCCTGATGCAGGTCCGCCGCGACCGCCTCGACATGGCGAGCCAGCTCAGCGCGCTGCCGGGCCTGACGGTCTACCCCTCCCAGGGGAACTTCCTCTTCGTACGCCTTCCCGTCGGCGCCGAGGGGACCGTGGTGCGCGACCGGCTGCTCGCCGAGCACCGCATCCTGGTCCGCGAGTGCGGAAACAAGATCGGCTCCTCCAGCCGCTTCCTGAGGCTCGTGGTGCGCCCCCAGGTGGACGTGCGTCGCCTGGTGTCCGGCCTGGAACAGGTGCTCTACGGGACCAGGAGGGGAGCCCCCGTGCCCGAGCTGAGCGCCGGCGCCGGCTACAGCTCGGGCACGGCGGCAGTGGACCGGCTGGTCACCAACGGGGCGGGCATGCAGGGCCTTGCCGCTCAGGCCATGGGCATGCCGGCGCCGGGGCTGGTCGCGGCCACGGCCGCGGCTGCCCCGGCGATGCCAGCTCCGGCGGCGCAGCCGTCTCCGTCCGACGGTGCGGGCATGCCGATGCCCGCGGCCGCGCAGATCTTCCCCCAGTCGGTACCCGCACCGGCCCCTGCCCCTGCCCCGACTCCCGCCCCCGTGCCGGCGGCGGCTCCACCGATGGCTCCGGCGGCGGCGATGACGCCTGCGGCCATGGCACCCGCGATGGCCCCCGCGGCAATGGCCCCGGCAATGGCTCCCGCGGCCATGTCACCCGCAGCCATGGCGCCTGCGATGACTCCGGCCGCCATGGCGCCGGCCATGGCCCCCCCGATGGCGCCCACCGCCCCGCCGATGGGGCCCACCCCCACCGGCGTTCCGGCCCGCGGCGGCCTCACCGCCGCCCAGGTCCGCGGCACCAACGGCCTCTCCCCCGCGGCGGCCACCGGCTGGCCCAACGCCCAGAGCTGGCCGAACGCGGCGGGAATGGGACAGGCGGGCTGA
- a CDS encoding polymorphic toxin-type HINT domain-containing protein: MGLVLFIGLIPDDASAASGSTRISDVKRDPSVPGRDFSKKRPATRDEATGAFKPAAGTVPARTFTTLVTDRRDKLPKRAPLTAGAEPGTTPGATPVQAGPVKVRQPAAQAAKAARAAAADPGSAVQVQVKDATAARKAGVQGLLFTAAPAKNGLGPAASGTVELELDYASFKDTYGGDWGSRLRLYRLPACALTTPELERCRTRSALPGANDASAHTVSGSADLAAASAAPAVFAAAAEASGPGGSHAATSLSPSGSWMAGSSSGGFSWSYPIEAPEVPGGPQPEVELSYSSQAVDGRTASTNAQSSWIAEGWDYEPGYIERRFRSCSDDKDPIKDDKGVEQKPNNSGDSGDLCWGSDHVVMSLGGNTTELVKKDGTDDWRPADDDGSRLQRKTGAANGAKDGEHWVLTTTDGTQYHFGLNKLPNAPDGTVTNSALTVPVFGNHPGEPCHATAFIDSDCAQAYRWNLDYVVDPLGDAMTLWWTKETNFYGQNMKADQQISYTRSAQLARIDYGLRSDKLFGVQPAGRVAFTTAERCIPTTTFDCAEAKRTAANAKNWPDVPLDQECASGAKCTDKYSPTFWTTKRLTKITTSVLSGSALKTVDSWALEQSYPATGDGTSPALWLDAIARTGHGAGATAAMPKVTFAGIQLDNRVDKVEGLPPFSRYRVHAIDTETGGRIGVTYSARDCRALEPKRMPASPESNTMRCFPQYWTPKGALNPVKDWFHKYVVTEVREEDLVTDSPAKVTSYEFLGGAGWAYDDSEFTENKHRTWSQYRGYERVRTRQGGGDDVKQLTEHRYFRGLHGDKLPSGTRSSFVTDSEGTSYADLPQYQGQLLEQIAYESDGGPVDSATVTTPWAVRTATRTRAGTTPLEAWMTRPESVRTRERVKGDTWRTSTETTKYDSYGLPYEVEEKTPGGKVRCSTVGYARNTTAYLIESESREKTVLGACGTIGGEVVEDTRTFYDNLAFGAAPTKGLPTEVQELNGKGDGYVTIDRTEYDIHGRETATWDADNRKTWVEYTPATVARPTKQVSTDPLLHTETTVFDDVRGLPLTETDANGKTATMQYDPLGRLLKVWEIDRDPATQTPTATYDYAVRRDGPTITTARTLKDDGEYAVSYEILDGLMRERQTQDEAVGTGRIVNDTFYDSAGRKWKENEGYYNTAEPEAKLLQVGDNEVPSQNRTLFDGQGQPTADITYYHGTEKLRTTTERDGDVSTTIPPGGDTVTAVFEDAEGRVEKLREYTDSARTKWRDTLYQYDALGNLEKVTAPGGATTSFEYDKRGRQTAVVDPDGGRTEMRYDNADNVIATVDPFQRTLVTTYDGGGRPTTLREGSDTGPKRLEWTYDSLGKGLPTAQIRYEGGREYREEITAYDNAYRVKSSKTVIPTEETGLAGSYEYSYSYTPTGNLAWVEVPGLGGLTTERVVFRYNSDGLPISIAGASAYLAGVDYSAFGEVLRTDAGPAGKKVYGSYVYDEFTRRLQSATFDRSLAPGRISETRFGYDEAGNVTRITDVPGSASPDAGKTDTQCFVYDKLRQMTSAWTAKTEECAATPTKETVGGPEAYWQSYQYDEAGNRKTLVEHDTTGDPAKDVTRSYLYGKAGVGGPTALAEIKSVGPQGERLSTFAYDKAGNTVGRQNGGTDQTFEYDVEGQLRKVTEPVEGGGAKTTSYLYGANGERLIRTGADGSRTLYLAEAELTVNAANDSAKAERFYPHPDGSTTVRATGGARQLMLADHHGTSHTVVDMVDPAMGVTRRKSMPFGEARGQQPAAWPGQRGFVGGTVDKDTGLTRLGARDYDPATGRFLQVDPMVDYGQPATMNAYAYSNNAPATFSDPSGEFFPVVVLAGIAARIAIQAAIRAAARRAAIIAARKAAQAAARRAAALARKRALEAAKRAAAKAKREAARKAAAAKRAAARKAAARAAAKRAAARKAAAQARARAARAAAKKAAARRAAARKAAARPKPRAKPRSQPKPRPKPSQVKRAVKKVAKEVREEVKETVKEEVQAQACEVNSFVPGTKVLMADGSTKPIEKVKAGDKVVATDPRTGKTTVQTATATIIGKGSKDLVRITLTVHDGSTADAEATTVTATAGHPFWVPSLREWVDAGELKPGQWLQTSSGAWIQIGAVEAWTAKKATVHNLTVTDVHTYYVLVGAAPVLAHNCGDAGYADVYLDMAQGHASISVTHNGETLHTEAGSRPGQDSIVGRRDRPHAPGTDVIRIPLPNARNAMRAQRYFLDDNNRGPHNNDTNNCVTYCAAILRAGGYTVPESRSQRIAGWLLETMFERRKL; encoded by the coding sequence GTGGGGCTCGTGCTGTTCATCGGGCTGATACCCGACGACGCGAGCGCCGCCTCGGGGAGCACCCGGATCTCCGACGTCAAGCGCGATCCGTCCGTCCCGGGCCGGGACTTCAGCAAGAAGCGGCCCGCCACGCGCGACGAGGCCACGGGCGCCTTCAAGCCCGCCGCGGGGACCGTCCCCGCCCGCACCTTCACCACCCTGGTCACCGACCGGCGCGACAAGCTGCCGAAGCGGGCGCCGCTGACCGCCGGCGCCGAACCGGGTACGACGCCGGGAGCGACTCCCGTACAGGCCGGCCCGGTGAAGGTCCGTCAGCCCGCGGCCCAGGCGGCCAAGGCGGCCCGTGCTGCCGCCGCGGATCCCGGCAGCGCCGTCCAGGTCCAGGTCAAGGACGCGACCGCCGCCCGCAAGGCCGGGGTGCAGGGACTGCTGTTCACGGCGGCTCCCGCGAAGAACGGCCTCGGTCCCGCCGCGTCCGGCACGGTCGAACTCGAGCTGGACTACGCCTCGTTCAAGGACACCTACGGCGGCGACTGGGGTTCCCGGCTCCGCCTCTACCGGCTTCCGGCCTGCGCGCTGACCACACCCGAGCTGGAGCGCTGCCGTACCCGCAGCGCGCTGCCCGGCGCCAACGACGCGTCCGCGCACACCGTTTCGGGCAGCGCCGACCTGGCCGCCGCGAGCGCCGCGCCCGCCGTGTTCGCCGCCGCCGCCGAGGCCTCCGGCCCCGGGGGCAGTCACGCGGCGACCTCGCTGTCGCCGTCCGGCTCCTGGATGGCGGGCTCCTCCTCCGGCGGCTTCTCGTGGAGCTACCCGATCGAGGCCCCCGAGGTCCCCGGCGGTCCGCAGCCGGAGGTCGAACTCTCCTACTCCTCCCAGGCCGTGGACGGCCGTACCGCCTCCACCAACGCGCAGTCCTCCTGGATCGCCGAGGGCTGGGACTACGAGCCCGGCTACATCGAGCGCCGCTTCCGCTCCTGCTCGGACGACAAGGATCCGATCAAGGACGACAAGGGCGTCGAGCAGAAGCCCAACAACTCCGGTGACAGCGGAGACCTGTGCTGGGGCTCCGACCACGTCGTGATGTCCCTGGGCGGCAACACCACCGAACTCGTCAAGAAGGACGGCACCGACGACTGGCGCCCCGCCGACGACGACGGCTCCCGCCTCCAGCGCAAGACCGGCGCCGCCAACGGCGCCAAGGACGGCGAGCACTGGGTCCTGACCACCACCGACGGCACCCAGTACCACTTCGGCCTGAACAAGCTGCCGAACGCCCCCGACGGCACCGTCACCAACTCGGCACTCACCGTCCCGGTGTTCGGCAACCACCCGGGCGAGCCCTGCCACGCCACCGCGTTCATCGACTCCGACTGCGCCCAGGCCTACCGCTGGAACCTGGACTACGTGGTCGACCCGCTCGGTGACGCCATGACCCTGTGGTGGACCAAGGAGACCAACTTCTACGGCCAGAACATGAAGGCCGACCAGCAGATCTCCTACACCCGCTCCGCGCAGCTCGCCCGCATCGACTACGGCCTGCGCTCCGACAAGCTGTTCGGCGTCCAGCCGGCCGGCCGGGTCGCCTTCACCACCGCCGAACGCTGCATCCCCACCACGACGTTCGACTGCGCCGAGGCCAAACGCACCGCCGCCAACGCCAAGAACTGGCCGGACGTGCCGCTGGACCAGGAGTGCGCGTCGGGCGCCAAGTGCACCGACAAGTACTCCCCGACGTTCTGGACCACCAAGCGCCTGACGAAGATCACCACCAGCGTGCTCTCCGGCAGCGCCCTGAAGACCGTCGACTCCTGGGCCCTGGAGCAGTCCTACCCGGCCACCGGCGACGGCACCTCCCCGGCCCTGTGGCTGGACGCCATCGCCCGCACCGGCCACGGCGCCGGCGCGACCGCCGCGATGCCGAAGGTCACCTTCGCCGGCATCCAGCTCGACAACCGCGTCGACAAGGTGGAGGGCCTGCCGCCCTTCTCCCGCTACCGGGTGCACGCCATCGACACCGAGACCGGCGGCCGCATCGGCGTCACCTACTCGGCGCGCGACTGCCGGGCCCTGGAGCCCAAGCGGATGCCGGCGTCCCCCGAGTCCAACACCATGCGCTGCTTCCCGCAGTACTGGACGCCCAAGGGCGCCCTCAACCCGGTGAAGGACTGGTTCCACAAGTACGTCGTCACCGAGGTCCGCGAGGAGGACCTGGTCACCGACAGCCCCGCCAAGGTGACCAGCTACGAGTTCCTCGGCGGCGCCGGATGGGCCTACGACGACAGCGAGTTCACCGAGAACAAGCACCGCACCTGGTCGCAGTACCGCGGCTACGAACGCGTCCGCACCCGCCAGGGCGGCGGCGACGACGTCAAGCAGCTCACCGAGCACCGCTACTTCCGCGGCCTGCACGGCGACAAACTGCCCTCCGGGACCCGCAGTTCGTTCGTCACCGACAGCGAGGGCACGTCGTACGCCGATCTTCCGCAGTACCAGGGACAGTTGCTGGAGCAGATCGCCTACGAGTCCGACGGCGGCCCCGTCGACTCGGCGACCGTCACCACCCCCTGGGCGGTGAGAACGGCCACCCGTACCCGCGCCGGAACCACACCCCTGGAAGCGTGGATGACCCGCCCGGAGAGCGTCCGCACCCGCGAACGCGTCAAGGGCGACACCTGGCGCACCTCCACCGAGACCACAAAGTACGACAGCTACGGCCTGCCGTACGAGGTCGAGGAGAAGACACCGGGCGGCAAGGTCCGCTGCTCCACCGTCGGCTACGCCCGCAACACCACCGCGTACCTGATCGAGTCGGAGTCCCGCGAGAAGACCGTGCTCGGCGCGTGCGGCACCATCGGCGGCGAAGTCGTCGAGGACACCCGCACGTTCTACGACAACCTGGCCTTCGGCGCCGCCCCCACCAAGGGGCTGCCCACCGAGGTCCAGGAACTGAACGGCAAGGGCGACGGCTACGTCACCATCGACCGCACCGAGTACGACATCCACGGCCGCGAGACCGCGACCTGGGACGCGGACAACCGCAAGACATGGGTCGAGTACACGCCCGCGACCGTGGCCCGTCCGACGAAGCAGGTCTCCACCGACCCGCTGCTGCACACCGAGACCACGGTCTTCGACGACGTGCGCGGCCTGCCGCTCACCGAGACGGACGCCAACGGCAAGACGGCCACCATGCAGTACGACCCGCTGGGCAGGCTCCTGAAGGTCTGGGAAATCGACCGCGACCCGGCGACCCAGACCCCGACGGCCACGTACGACTACGCCGTGCGCCGCGACGGGCCGACGATCACCACCGCGCGCACCCTGAAGGACGACGGCGAGTACGCGGTCTCCTACGAGATCCTCGACGGTCTGATGCGCGAGCGGCAGACACAGGACGAGGCCGTCGGCACGGGCCGCATCGTCAACGACACCTTCTACGACAGCGCAGGCCGCAAGTGGAAGGAGAACGAGGGGTACTACAACACCGCCGAGCCCGAGGCGAAGCTCCTCCAGGTCGGCGACAACGAGGTCCCCTCCCAGAACCGCACCCTCTTTGACGGCCAGGGCCAGCCCACCGCCGACATCACCTACTACCACGGCACGGAGAAGCTGCGCACCACGACCGAACGCGACGGTGACGTCTCCACGACGATCCCGCCGGGCGGCGACACCGTCACAGCCGTCTTCGAGGACGCCGAGGGCCGCGTCGAGAAACTGCGCGAGTACACCGACAGCGCACGCACGAAGTGGCGGGACACCCTCTACCAGTACGACGCCCTCGGCAACCTGGAGAAGGTGACCGCCCCCGGCGGCGCCACCACCTCCTTCGAGTACGACAAACGGGGCCGCCAGACCGCGGTCGTCGACCCCGACGGCGGACGCACCGAGATGCGGTACGACAACGCGGACAACGTGATCGCGACCGTCGACCCGTTCCAGCGGACCCTCGTCACCACGTATGACGGCGGCGGCCGGCCGACCACCCTGCGCGAGGGCAGCGACACCGGCCCCAAGCGCCTGGAGTGGACGTACGACTCCCTCGGCAAGGGCCTGCCCACCGCGCAGATCCGCTACGAGGGCGGCCGTGAGTACCGCGAAGAGATCACCGCCTACGACAACGCCTACCGGGTGAAGTCGTCCAAGACGGTGATCCCGACGGAGGAGACCGGCCTCGCCGGCTCCTACGAGTACAGCTACTCCTACACCCCGACCGGCAACCTCGCCTGGGTGGAGGTTCCCGGCCTCGGCGGCCTGACGACCGAGCGGGTCGTCTTCCGCTACAACTCCGACGGCCTGCCCATCTCCATCGCCGGCGCCTCGGCCTATCTGGCGGGCGTGGACTACTCGGCGTTCGGCGAGGTCCTGCGCACGGACGCCGGCCCGGCCGGCAAGAAGGTCTACGGCTCGTACGTCTACGACGAGTTCACGCGCCGCCTGCAGTCGGCGACCTTCGACCGCTCGCTCGCCCCGGGCCGCATCAGCGAGACCCGGTTCGGCTACGACGAGGCCGGCAACGTCACCAGGATCACCGACGTGCCCGGCAGCGCCTCCCCGGACGCGGGCAAGACGGACACCCAGTGCTTCGTGTACGACAAGCTGCGCCAGATGACCTCGGCGTGGACGGCGAAGACGGAGGAGTGCGCCGCGACCCCGACCAAGGAAACGGTCGGCGGTCCGGAGGCCTACTGGCAGTCGTACCAGTACGACGAGGCGGGCAACCGCAAGACGCTCGTCGAGCACGACACGACCGGCGACCCGGCGAAGGACGTCACCCGCTCGTACCTGTACGGCAAGGCGGGCGTCGGCGGCCCCACCGCACTGGCCGAGATCAAGTCCGTCGGCCCGCAGGGCGAACGCCTCAGCACCTTCGCCTACGACAAGGCCGGCAACACCGTCGGACGCCAGAACGGCGGCACCGACCAGACGTTCGAGTACGACGTCGAGGGCCAGCTGCGCAAGGTGACCGAACCGGTCGAGGGCGGCGGTGCGAAGACCACGTCGTACCTCTACGGCGCGAACGGCGAACGCCTCATCCGCACCGGCGCGGACGGCAGCCGCACGCTGTACCTGGCCGAGGCGGAGCTGACCGTCAACGCGGCCAACGACAGCGCGAAGGCGGAACGGTTCTATCCGCACCCCGACGGATCGACGACGGTCCGCGCGACCGGCGGCGCCCGTCAGCTGATGCTCGCCGACCACCACGGCACGTCCCACACGGTCGTGGACATGGTCGACCCGGCCATGGGCGTCACACGGCGCAAGTCGATGCCGTTCGGCGAGGCCCGGGGGCAGCAGCCCGCCGCCTGGCCCGGACAGCGCGGCTTCGTCGGCGGCACGGTCGACAAGGACACCGGCCTGACCCGCCTCGGAGCCCGTGACTACGACCCGGCGACGGGCCGGTTCCTCCAGGTCGACCCCATGGTCGACTACGGCCAGCCGGCCACGATGAACGCGTACGCCTACAGCAACAACGCCCCGGCCACCTTCTCCGACCCCTCGGGCGAGTTCTTCCCGGTCGTGGTCCTGGCCGGCATCGCGGCCCGCATCGCCATCCAGGCGGCGATCCGCGCGGCAGCCCGCCGCGCGGCGATCATCGCGGCCCGCAAGGCGGCGCAGGCGGCGGCCCGTCGGGCGGCGGCGCTGGCCCGCAAGCGCGCCCTGGAGGCCGCGAAGCGCGCGGCGGCGAAGGCGAAGCGGGAGGCGGCCCGCAAGGCGGCCGCGGCGAAGCGAGCCGCGGCGCGCAAGGCCGCGGCCCGCGCGGCGGCCAAGCGGGCGGCGGCCCGCAAGGCGGCAGCCCAGGCCCGCGCCCGCGCGGCCCGGGCGGCGGCGAAGAAGGCGGCGGCCCGGCGGGCCGCGGCCCGCAAGGCGGCGGCCCGTCCGAAGCCGCGCGCCAAGCCCCGTTCACAGCCGAAGCCCCGTCCGAAGCCGTCGCAGGTGAAGCGGGCGGTGAAGAAGGTCGCGAAGGAGGTCCGGGAGGAGGTCAAGGAGACCGTCAAGGAAGAGGTCCAGGCCCAGGCCTGCGAGGTCAACAGCTTCGTGCCCGGGACGAAGGTCCTGATGGCCGACGGCTCGACGAAGCCGATCGAGAAGGTCAAGGCCGGCGACAAGGTCGTCGCCACCGACCCGAGGACGGGCAAGACCACTGTCCAGACGGCCACGGCGACGATCATCGGCAAGGGCAGCAAGGACCTGGTCCGCATCACCCTGACGGTCCACGACGGCTCGACCGCCGACGCCGAGGCGACGACGGTCACCGCGACGGCCGGCCACCCCTTCTGGGTGCCGTCCCTGCGGGAATGGGTCGACGCCGGTGAGCTGAAGCCGGGCCAGTGGCTCCAGACGTCCTCGGGCGCCTGGATCCAGATCGGCGCGGTCGAGGCATGGACGGCGAAGAAGGCCACGGTCCACAACCTGACCGTCACGGACGTCCACACGTACTACGTGCTCGTGGGGGCGGCACCGGTCCTGGCGCACAACTGCGGGGACGCGGGGTATGCGGACGTGTACCTGGATATGGCGCAGGGGCACGCCTCCATCTCGGTGACGCACAACGGTGAGACGCTGCACACCGAGGCGGGTTCCCGGCCCGGACAGGACTCCATCGTCGGCAGGCGGGACCGGCCGCATGCTCCCGGCACCGACGTCATCCGAATCCCTCTGCCGAACGCCCGGAACGCCATGAGGGCACAGAGGTACTTCCTGGACGACAACAACCGGGGCCCGCACAACAATGACACGAACAACTGCGTGACGTACTGCGCGGCGATCCTCAGGGCCGGGGGATACACCGTTCCGGAAAGCAGATCGCAGCGCATCGCGGGTTGGCTCCTGGAAACCATGTTCGAGCGAAGGAAGCTGTGA